One genomic region from Stutzerimonas decontaminans encodes:
- a CDS encoding TusE/DsrC/DsvC family sulfur relay protein has product MSSLVVDGREIALDKDGFLVDLTDWNEAVAEALARREELELEAEHWEIIHLLRAFYAEFQLSPATRPLIKYAALKLGAEKGNSLHLNRLFKGTPAKLAAKLAGLPKPSNCL; this is encoded by the coding sequence GCAGTCTGGTCGTAGATGGGCGCGAGATCGCGCTGGACAAGGACGGCTTCCTGGTCGATTTGACCGACTGGAACGAGGCCGTTGCCGAAGCGCTGGCGCGCCGTGAAGAGCTGGAGCTGGAAGCCGAGCACTGGGAGATCATCCACCTGCTGCGCGCCTTCTATGCCGAATTCCAGCTCTCGCCGGCGACGCGTCCATTAATCAAGTACGCCGCCCTGAAACTCGGCGCGGAAAAGGGCAACAGCCTGCACCTCAACCGCCTGTTCAAGGGCACTCCTGCCAAGCTGGCCGCCAAGCTGGCCGGCCTGCCGAAACCGAGCAATTGCCTATGA